From one Dyella sp. 2HG41-7 genomic stretch:
- a CDS encoding 5-formyltetrahydrofolate cyclo-ligase → MDTAARRRELRQRLAERRRALTPPQRIAAAQGLRRSLEHLPEYHTDNRVAGYWACDGELPLNLVIPPLATRGQQFLLPVIGQDNLLRFAPWASGEPVQPNRFGIPEPVAPREWFAPFQLDLVFMPLLAFDRQGNRLGYGGGYYDRSFAFLRDQLRPTEPLLVGIAYDFQELPDISPEPWDVALDFVATDHELIDCRAESSGTHSA, encoded by the coding sequence GTGGACACCGCCGCACGACGTCGTGAACTACGCCAGCGCTTGGCCGAACGCCGCCGCGCCCTCACCCCTCCCCAACGCATCGCCGCCGCCCAGGGCCTTCGGCGCAGCCTGGAGCACCTGCCGGAATACCATACGGACAACCGCGTGGCCGGTTACTGGGCTTGCGATGGGGAATTGCCGCTCAACTTGGTGATTCCGCCGCTGGCGACGCGCGGTCAGCAGTTCCTGCTGCCGGTGATCGGCCAGGACAACCTGTTGCGTTTCGCCCCCTGGGCATCCGGCGAGCCGGTACAGCCCAACCGCTTCGGTATCCCCGAACCGGTGGCGCCGCGCGAATGGTTCGCGCCCTTTCAGCTTGACCTCGTCTTCATGCCGTTGCTGGCTTTCGACCGCCAAGGCAATCGGCTGGGCTATGGCGGCGGTTATTACGACCGTAGCTTCGCCTTCCTGAGGGATCAATTGCGCCCGACCGAACCGTTGCTGGTCGGCATCGCCTACGACTTCCAGGAACTCCCCGACATCTCCCCGGAACCGTGGGATGTCGCTCTGGATTTCGTCGCCACCGATCACGAACTTATCGACTGCCGCGCAGAATCTTCAGGAACCCACAGCGCATGA
- a CDS encoding EVE domain-containing protein, with amino-acid sequence MNYWLMKSEPDTFSIDDLKRKKREAWDGVRNYQARNFMRDEMRVGDSVFFYHSNCAEPGIAGIAEVACDAYPDPSQFDPKSKYFDPGSSRDNPRWMLVDVKFVKKLKRVITLDELKNHPAIADMRLLRKGNRLSVMPVEANEWRYILGLE; translated from the coding sequence ATGAACTATTGGCTGATGAAGTCGGAGCCGGACACGTTCTCCATCGACGATCTCAAGCGCAAGAAGCGCGAAGCGTGGGACGGCGTTCGCAACTATCAGGCGCGCAACTTTATGCGCGACGAGATGCGCGTGGGCGACAGCGTGTTTTTCTATCACTCCAATTGCGCCGAACCGGGCATTGCCGGCATCGCGGAAGTGGCATGCGATGCGTATCCCGATCCGTCGCAATTCGATCCCAAGAGCAAATACTTCGATCCCGGCAGCTCGCGCGACAATCCGCGCTGGATGCTGGTCGACGTCAAATTCGTCAAAAAGCTCAAGCGCGTGATCACGCTGGACGAACTGAAAAACCACCCCGCCATTGCGGACATGCGCCTGTTGCGCAAAGGCAATCGCTTATCGGTGATGCCGGTGGAAGCGAACGAGTGGCGTTACATCCTGGGCTTGGAATAA
- the rpiA gene encoding ribose-5-phosphate isomerase RpiA: MSNNEGKRLAGEAAIRYVEDGAIVGVGTGSTVAFFIDALATIKDRIQGAVSSSEQSTTQLKKHGIPVFDLNATGPLTLYVDGADECDPHRRLIKGGGAALTREKIVAEAAQKFVCIIDASKRVDLLGKFPLPIEVIPMARSLVGREIVKRGGNPVWRDGVVTDNGNWIIDVHGWQIADPVALETDLNQIPGIVSVGLFARRPADVVLIGDKEM, from the coding sequence ATGAGCAACAACGAAGGAAAACGCCTGGCCGGCGAAGCCGCCATCCGTTATGTGGAAGACGGCGCCATCGTGGGAGTCGGCACTGGTTCGACGGTGGCCTTCTTTATCGATGCGTTGGCGACCATCAAGGACCGCATCCAAGGCGCGGTTTCCAGCTCGGAACAATCCACTACGCAACTGAAAAAGCACGGCATTCCCGTGTTCGATCTCAATGCCACGGGGCCGCTCACGCTATACGTGGACGGCGCCGACGAGTGCGATCCCCATAGGCGCCTGATCAAAGGCGGTGGCGCCGCGCTCACGCGCGAAAAGATCGTCGCGGAAGCCGCGCAGAAATTCGTCTGCATTATCGACGCCAGCAAGCGCGTGGATCTGCTCGGCAAATTTCCGCTGCCGATTGAAGTGATTCCGATGGCCCGCAGCCTGGTCGGCCGCGAAATCGTCAAGCGCGGCGGCAATCCCGTGTGGCGCGATGGCGTGGTCACCGACAACGGTAACTGGATCATCGACGTGCACGGCTGGCAGATTGCCGATCCGGTCGCGCTGGAAACCGATCTCAATCAGATTCCCGGCATCGTCAGCGTGGGCTTGTTTGCGCGACGCCCGGCGGACGTGGTGTTGATCGGCGATAAAGAGATGTGA
- a CDS encoding GNAT family N-acetyltransferase has protein sequence MIDIRHAEFPKDADEVNRLFREYADSLGVDLGFQNFDDEVTSLPGKYAAPGGRLLLAWNGDDVLGCVALRPLRDATCEMKRLYVRPQARGTQLGRKLAERLCDEARAAGYTRMCLDTLPTMATAQGLYRSLGFEPIDPYVFNPIVGTQFLALALDKTAVD, from the coding sequence ATGATCGACATTCGACACGCGGAATTTCCGAAAGATGCCGATGAGGTTAATCGCCTGTTCCGCGAATACGCGGATAGCCTTGGCGTGGATCTCGGCTTTCAAAACTTCGATGACGAAGTCACGTCGCTACCGGGAAAATATGCAGCGCCCGGCGGCCGCCTGTTGCTCGCGTGGAACGGCGATGACGTCCTCGGCTGCGTGGCGCTGCGCCCGCTGCGAGACGCTACGTGCGAAATGAAACGCCTTTATGTGCGGCCTCAAGCGCGCGGCACGCAGCTTGGAAGAAAACTCGCCGAACGTCTCTGCGATGAAGCACGCGCCGCGGGTTATACGCGCATGTGCCTGGACACGTTGCCGACCATGGCGACGGCGCAAGGTCTGTATCGATCCTTGGGATTCGAGCCCATCGATCCGTATGTATTCAATCCGATCGTCGGGACGCAATTCCTGGCGCTGGCGCTTGATAAAACGGCAGTGGATTAA
- the dsdA gene encoding D-serine ammonia-lyase has product MKNEIMIAGKSIEAWKQSHPLIGDLVALKETEWFNPAVRPAEEALPDVGLNEKNVREASARLARFAPYIARMFPQTAGAGGSIESPIRSAPRLKLALQQRYGIALPGHLWLKLDSHLPISGSIKARGGIYEVLQHAEELALKNGLLKIDDDYSKLDSETSRAFFRRYRIAVGSTGNLGLSIGIMGATLGFQVTVHMSADARQWKKDKLRAHGVTVIEHAADYSAAVVEGRKQAAQDPACHFIDDENSKHLFLGYAVAAERLKTQWTEAGIVVDAEHPLFVYLPCGVGGGPGGVAFGLKLAFGDAVHCIFAEPTHSPCMFLGVYTGLHDDVSVQDFGIDNVTAADGLAVGRASGFVGKAMQRLIDGYYTISDTELYALLALMEREEGIRLEPSACAGIPGMARVLAHAQNIYRQRFNMHPATLAKATHLAWATGGSMVPEEEMALYVSKGKMALKA; this is encoded by the coding sequence ATGAAGAACGAAATCATGATTGCAGGAAAATCCATCGAAGCATGGAAGCAAAGCCATCCGCTTATCGGCGACCTCGTCGCGCTGAAGGAAACGGAATGGTTCAATCCCGCCGTTCGACCCGCGGAAGAAGCCTTGCCGGATGTCGGCTTGAATGAGAAAAACGTACGCGAAGCGAGCGCGCGGCTTGCGCGGTTCGCTCCCTATATCGCGCGTATGTTTCCGCAAACCGCGGGTGCTGGCGGCAGCATCGAATCGCCGATCCGATCGGCTCCTCGCCTGAAACTGGCGCTTCAACAACGTTATGGCATCGCTTTACCAGGGCATCTGTGGCTCAAGCTCGACAGCCATCTTCCGATATCAGGATCGATCAAGGCGCGCGGCGGCATATACGAAGTTCTTCAACACGCCGAAGAACTGGCCCTCAAAAATGGATTGCTAAAGATCGACGACGACTATTCGAAACTCGACAGCGAAACCTCGCGCGCGTTTTTCCGGCGTTATCGTATCGCCGTCGGTTCCACCGGCAATCTGGGCCTGTCCATTGGCATCATGGGCGCCACACTGGGATTTCAGGTGACCGTGCATATGTCGGCCGATGCGCGGCAATGGAAAAAGGACAAACTGCGCGCGCACGGCGTCACCGTCATCGAACACGCCGCCGATTACAGCGCCGCCGTGGTCGAAGGGCGAAAACAGGCGGCGCAGGATCCGGCTTGTCACTTTATCGATGACGAAAACTCCAAGCATTTGTTTCTCGGATACGCCGTCGCGGCCGAGCGACTTAAAACGCAATGGACCGAAGCAGGAATCGTCGTCGATGCCGAGCATCCATTGTTTGTCTATCTGCCTTGTGGCGTAGGTGGCGGCCCGGGCGGCGTGGCGTTCGGCCTGAAGCTGGCGTTCGGCGATGCCGTGCATTGCATCTTTGCCGAACCGACGCATTCGCCATGCATGTTTCTCGGCGTGTACACCGGCCTGCATGACGACGTATCGGTACAAGATTTCGGCATCGATAACGTCACGGCGGCGGACGGGCTCGCCGTGGGAAGAGCGTCTGGCTTTGTCGGCAAGGCGATGCAGCGGCTGATCGATGGGTACTACACGATTAGCGATACGGAGCTCTACGCCTTGCTAGCGTTGATGGAACGAGAGGAAGGCATTCGTCTTGAACCATCGGCTTGCGCAGGCATTCCCGGCATGGCGCGCGTCCTGGCGCACGCTCAAAACATCTATCGCCAACGCTTCAACATGCATCCCGCGACGCTTGCCAAGGCAACGCACCTCGCTTGGGCAACGGGAGGCAGCATGGTGCCTGAAGAAGAAATGGCCCTCTATGTATCGAAAGGCAAAATGGCGCTTAAAGCTTAA
- a CDS encoding alpha-L-rhamnosidase, giving the protein MQLESLTTEHQTQPLAIDTTSPRFAWVVTQAPRGTSPAGYRIEVARTTKALADDHPDVWDSGRIASPESFDIAYAGPALAPSTRYYWKVIAQTSEGEANATSWFETSPSLKEWSHAAWIGKPAGGNLVAPLLRHLFSVSADLVSARLYVAAGGYADVSINGQPASNDVLSPDFTDYDKRVLYLARDVTSLLRAGSNNAIGIELGRGYYGLTNPDVWHWEKAPWHGEPRVRALLKLCYVNGHCEFVGTNADWRVHDGPTQLDDVYAGEIYDARRAQPGFDTVNFDDSDWRAVAVLSAPKGVLQAQHEPPIRVAQTLQATSVTKLNDGSYVFAFPRVIAGWATLSARGHAGDTIVLHYGEKLLPDGSVDDRDDHHYFQHGLQTDRITLARHGVEQWHSHFSWKGFRYVQVDGWPNAPPPLTALTAQVVHTDAKVIGHFTSSNDLLNWMHTAAVDTVLNNLYGIPTDTPMYEKNGWTGDGMLGADMMLRNVDAESLLTKWVQDIDDARNTDGVPLLIAPNPGWGDGRAPPWHAAYVLVPWSLYWQRGDRRVLVDHAQGMARYVDAEYARSPDGIADTSLGDWVSPNTPADGGNAPEDKRVAATAYVYRMADTMAQIERVLGDNEKARHFDAMAARIRNAFNRRFFDTTKGLYRGDGDDGIRQTHQLLALGFGLAPEAQRSRVADALVQAVHAHSDHLDTGALGTKLLLPVLTATGHADLAWIVATQTTFPSWGFWRANGATSLWEHWKLDARSRGHYFLGTIDDWLFGDVAGLRPLAPGWRRIGIRPALTAWLNHAEADTLTPFGRAAVSWTHGAEGLQLDVDVPVGSTADVRIPKSKPMQLTESGRPLSASSWVRNVRTCGVDTCFEIGSGSYRFKQFQ; this is encoded by the coding sequence TTGCAGCTCGAATCGCTGACTACCGAGCATCAAACGCAACCGCTGGCGATCGACACCACATCGCCGCGTTTCGCCTGGGTGGTCACCCAGGCGCCGCGCGGTACGTCACCCGCCGGTTACCGCATCGAAGTCGCACGCACGACGAAGGCTCTCGCTGACGATCATCCCGACGTATGGGATAGCGGCCGCATAGCGAGCCCCGAGTCGTTCGATATCGCTTACGCAGGGCCTGCGCTCGCACCGTCGACGCGTTACTACTGGAAGGTCATCGCGCAAACATCGGAAGGCGAGGCGAATGCGACGTCTTGGTTCGAGACCTCGCCGTCGCTGAAGGAGTGGTCGCACGCCGCATGGATCGGTAAGCCTGCCGGCGGAAACTTGGTGGCGCCGTTGTTGCGGCATCTATTTTCCGTGAGCGCGGATTTGGTATCGGCGCGGCTGTACGTGGCCGCTGGCGGCTACGCCGACGTATCGATCAATGGACAACCTGCAAGTAACGACGTGCTTTCGCCCGATTTCACCGATTACGACAAACGCGTGCTCTATCTCGCGCGCGATGTGACATCGCTGCTTCGGGCGGGATCGAACAACGCCATCGGCATCGAACTTGGGCGCGGTTACTACGGACTGACCAATCCGGATGTATGGCACTGGGAAAAAGCCCCATGGCACGGCGAGCCACGCGTGCGCGCATTGTTGAAACTGTGCTACGTGAATGGCCATTGCGAATTCGTCGGCACGAATGCGGACTGGCGCGTGCACGACGGCCCAACGCAACTGGACGACGTGTACGCCGGCGAAATCTACGACGCGCGCCGAGCACAACCCGGCTTCGACACGGTAAATTTCGATGATAGCGACTGGCGCGCCGTCGCCGTGCTGTCCGCACCGAAAGGCGTTTTACAAGCGCAGCATGAGCCGCCGATTCGCGTCGCGCAGACGCTGCAGGCAACCTCCGTCACCAAGTTGAACGACGGTAGTTACGTCTTCGCATTTCCTCGCGTCATCGCCGGTTGGGCAACACTGAGTGCGCGCGGCCATGCCGGTGACACTATCGTTTTGCATTACGGCGAAAAGCTGTTGCCCGATGGCAGCGTTGACGATCGCGACGATCATCATTATTTCCAACACGGCTTGCAAACCGATCGCATCACGCTGGCGAGGCACGGCGTGGAGCAGTGGCATTCGCATTTTTCGTGGAAGGGGTTTCGCTATGTGCAAGTAGATGGCTGGCCCAATGCGCCGCCGCCGCTTACTGCGTTAACGGCACAAGTGGTGCACACTGATGCGAAAGTGATCGGTCACTTCACCAGCAGCAACGACTTGCTTAATTGGATGCACACTGCCGCTGTCGACACCGTGCTCAACAACCTGTACGGCATTCCCACCGATACGCCGATGTACGAAAAAAACGGCTGGACCGGCGACGGCATGTTGGGTGCGGACATGATGTTGCGCAATGTCGACGCCGAGTCGCTGCTAACGAAATGGGTTCAAGACATCGACGACGCACGCAACACGGATGGCGTGCCGCTGCTTATTGCCCCCAATCCCGGATGGGGCGATGGCCGTGCGCCGCCATGGCATGCGGCGTATGTGCTCGTGCCATGGTCGTTGTATTGGCAGCGCGGTGACCGTCGTGTGCTGGTGGATCACGCGCAAGGCATGGCGCGTTACGTCGACGCCGAGTACGCGCGTTCGCCTGACGGTATCGCCGATACATCGCTCGGCGACTGGGTCAGCCCGAACACGCCTGCCGACGGCGGCAATGCCCCGGAGGATAAACGCGTGGCGGCCACAGCCTATGTGTATCGCATGGCCGATACGATGGCGCAGATCGAGCGCGTGCTCGGCGATAACGAAAAAGCGCGACACTTCGATGCGATGGCGGCACGCATACGCAATGCCTTCAATCGTCGCTTCTTCGATACGACAAAGGGCCTGTATCGCGGCGATGGCGATGACGGCATTCGTCAAACTCACCAATTGCTCGCGCTGGGCTTTGGCCTTGCGCCGGAAGCGCAGCGCTCACGTGTCGCCGATGCATTGGTGCAAGCCGTACACGCGCATAGCGATCATCTGGACACCGGCGCGCTAGGCACCAAACTGTTGTTGCCCGTGCTCACCGCAACCGGTCATGCGGATTTAGCTTGGATCGTCGCCACGCAAACCACTTTTCCAAGTTGGGGCTTTTGGCGCGCAAACGGCGCTACGAGCCTTTGGGAGCATTGGAAACTCGATGCGCGTTCGCGCGGACACTATTTCCTAGGCACCATCGACGATTGGCTATTCGGCGATGTCGCAGGGTTGCGGCCGTTGGCGCCGGGATGGCGGCGCATCGGTATCCGACCCGCGCTAACCGCGTGGTTGAATCACGCCGAGGCGGACACGCTTACGCCATTTGGGCGCGCTGCGGTGTCGTGGACACACGGTGCTGAAGGTTTGCAATTGGATGTCGACGTGCCAGTCGGCAGTACGGCGGATGTGCGCATTCCGAAGTCCAAGCCGATGCAGCTTACGGAATCGGGGCGGCCGTTGTCGGCGTCGTCGTGGGTGCGCAATGTGCGCACTTGCGGTGTCGATACGTGCTTTGAAATCGGATCCGGGAGCTATCGCTTTAAGCAGTTTCAATAG
- a CDS encoding TfoX/Sxy family protein: MATTQDFVDYVTEQVALGDRLTQKKMFGEYAFYVDGKVVAFACDNSLFVKPSAAATKLASELPMRPPYPGAKDYVVADEFLDDTDLIRRLILETAALMPEPKPKKSAPSRKSRK, from the coding sequence ATGGCCACCACCCAAGACTTCGTCGACTACGTAACCGAACAAGTGGCACTAGGCGACCGCTTAACGCAAAAGAAAATGTTCGGCGAATACGCTTTCTACGTAGACGGAAAAGTCGTCGCCTTCGCCTGCGACAACAGCCTCTTCGTCAAACCATCCGCCGCCGCAACAAAGCTCGCATCAGAGCTTCCCATGCGACCTCCCTATCCGGGCGCCAAGGACTATGTGGTTGCCGATGAGTTTCTGGACGATACCGATCTTATTCGCCGACTCATCCTCGAAACGGCGGCATTGATGCCAGAACCCAAGCCTAAGAAATCGGCGCCATCGCGTAAGTCCCGCAAGTGA
- the rpsI gene encoding 30S ribosomal protein S9: MAIQQNYGTGRRKTSAARVFLRKGTGAIEVNGKTLDEFFGRETSRMIVRQPLELTQSADKFDIKVTVAGGGITGQAGAIRLGIARALIEYDESLKTSLRKAGFVTRDAREVERKKVGLHKARRATQFSKR; the protein is encoded by the coding sequence ATGGCGATTCAGCAGAACTACGGCACCGGCCGCCGCAAAACCTCCGCAGCTCGCGTGTTCCTGCGCAAGGGCACCGGCGCGATCGAAGTGAACGGCAAGACCCTCGATGAATTCTTCGGCCGCGAAACCTCGCGCATGATCGTGCGCCAGCCGCTCGAACTCACGCAGAGCGCCGACAAGTTCGACATCAAAGTCACCGTCGCTGGCGGCGGCATCACAGGCCAGGCCGGCGCGATCCGTCTGGGCATCGCCCGCGCTCTGATCGAGTACGACGAAAGCCTCAAGACCTCGCTGCGCAAGGCCGGCTTCGTCACCCGCGACGCCCGTGAAGTCGAACGTAAAAAGGTCGGTCTGCACAAAGCACGCCGCGCCACCCAGTTCTCGAAGCGCTAA
- the rplM gene encoding 50S ribosomal protein L13, which yields MKTFSAKPESVKRDWYVVDATDKTLGRLSTEIARRLRGKHKPEFTPHVDTGDYIVVINAEKVAVTGAKLDDKMYHRFTGYVGNLKTTSLKDLLATHPERVIEIAVKGMLPKNPLGRAMYSKLKVYGGAEHPHTAQQPKALEL from the coding sequence ATGAAAACGTTCAGCGCCAAGCCGGAAAGCGTCAAGCGCGACTGGTACGTGGTCGACGCCACGGACAAAACGCTCGGTCGTCTCTCGACCGAGATCGCGCGTCGCCTCCGCGGCAAGCACAAGCCCGAATTCACCCCGCACGTGGATACCGGCGACTATATCGTCGTGATCAACGCGGAGAAGGTGGCTGTCACCGGCGCCAAGCTGGACGACAAGATGTACCACCGCTTCACCGGTTACGTCGGCAACCTCAAGACCACCAGCCTGAAAGACCTGCTGGCGACCCATCCTGAGCGCGTCATCGAAATCGCCGTCAAGGGCATGTTGCCGAAGAACCCGCTGGGCCGTGCGATGTACAGCAAGCTCAAGGTGTACGGCGGCGCCGAACATCCGCATACCGCCCAGCAGCCGAAGGCGCTGGAACTGTAA